One stretch of Aquimarina sp. Aq107 DNA includes these proteins:
- a CDS encoding pirin family protein: MDAIKKVKPLGFTWETPDPFLFCAYHEDQYPKGNEELGPDASLEGRNIGQDFILKDGWRMYHGNKVPGFPAHPHRGFETITIVQKGLVDHSDSLGAAGRFGNGDVQWMTAGKGVQHSEMFPLLNSKEENPFLLFQIWLNLPKSKKMVEPHFKMLWNEEIPILNITDEYERTTEITLISGKIENQNAVDPAPNSWASNSENEVLIATIKMAPNAQYTFKKASKGINRSIFFFKGSKIESDGYKIPVNHELVTIANKELTIKNGDKESHFLLLQGKPINETVVKQGPFVMNSQQEIREAIIEYQQTQFGKWPWPSYDHVHNRSKGRFALYPDGSQIIKDS; encoded by the coding sequence ATGGATGCAATAAAAAAAGTAAAACCATTAGGATTTACCTGGGAAACTCCAGATCCATTTTTGTTCTGTGCCTATCACGAAGATCAATACCCTAAAGGAAATGAAGAATTAGGTCCTGATGCATCTCTTGAAGGAAGAAATATTGGGCAAGATTTCATTCTCAAAGATGGCTGGAGAATGTACCATGGTAATAAAGTACCAGGCTTTCCTGCGCACCCGCATCGCGGATTTGAAACTATAACAATTGTACAAAAAGGACTCGTTGACCACTCTGATTCTTTAGGAGCTGCTGGCCGTTTCGGTAATGGAGATGTACAATGGATGACTGCCGGTAAAGGTGTACAACATTCCGAAATGTTCCCGCTTTTGAATTCAAAAGAAGAGAACCCCTTTTTATTATTTCAGATTTGGCTTAATCTTCCTAAAAGTAAAAAAATGGTCGAACCACATTTTAAAATGCTTTGGAATGAAGAAATACCCATATTAAATATAACTGATGAGTATGAAAGAACAACAGAAATAACCTTAATTTCTGGAAAAATAGAAAATCAAAATGCGGTAGATCCAGCTCCGAATTCTTGGGCATCCAATTCAGAAAACGAAGTTTTAATAGCTACTATAAAAATGGCACCGAATGCCCAATACACATTTAAGAAGGCATCAAAGGGAATAAATCGTTCTATTTTCTTTTTTAAAGGAAGTAAAATTGAAAGTGATGGATATAAAATCCCAGTAAATCATGAACTTGTTACCATAGCTAATAAAGAACTAACAATAAAAAATGGTGATAAAGAATCTCATTTCTTACTTCTTCAAGGAAAACCAATTAACGAAACGGTTGTTAAACAAGGACCTTTCGTAATGAATAGTCAACAAGAAATCAGAGAAGCCATTATAGAATACCAACAAACTCAATTTGGTAAATGGCCCTGGCCTAGCTATGATCACGTGCATAATAGGTCAAAAGGACGTTTTGCCTTGTATCCCGATGGAAGTCAAATTATTAAAGACTCTTAA
- a CDS encoding response regulator — MLKKVLYFFPIFLLFLSTLSCSKEIVINDLEKKWLEKNDSITVAIYPYYPPYQFVNDQNEIDGIFIDYLKLIEQKIGYKFQKKRYDHWPELIHDVKNNTVQCILEIQETKERKSYLNFYAPLFKSPHVIVTRKDANFGININSLTDKTIVLPEDYAITEILKRTYPNFNIVTEKDEQTCLIKLNSGVYDAYIGPKALVNYYIRIKKLNDIEITSDTTLNYEPGFAVNRTNTTLHNIFSKVLSSITKEEKESILNNWYYSNVTPFYQTPTFWIMVFLITLLFFILGASFNAYLKYKIKQKTEELIIAKDIAEESNRLKTNFIYNIPQEIRTPMNGIIGLSEFLNDNNLSVEERKKYTQMIIGNSKELLSIIDNILEISQLQTKRFTLRLIEIDLRDVFRTITSQYQVKAEEKNIRINIKSELTNSENLVLMDRPKLNKILNVFMDNAIKYTDNGTINISYSIVDSFLSISIKDSGIGIEEKKKNKIINSLDPINNLINPIEKNNGLGLGLTIAKKNADFIGGQITVISEENEGTTFSLKVPYNQVKKNNSNTKNITGKNPLKTEKNIILIAEDGETNFLFLKTILTKMNDYDFTIYRAKNGQEAVTICEENENIDLVLMDIKMPIMNGYDATSYIKKMRPNLPIIAQTAYSIEEDVQKALDAGCDDFVSKPVDKKILKPMLNKYFPLFKNRNKTSNTH; from the coding sequence ATGCTAAAAAAAGTACTATATTTCTTCCCGATCTTCCTTTTATTTTTATCTACATTATCATGTTCAAAAGAAATAGTAATCAACGACTTAGAAAAGAAATGGTTAGAGAAAAATGATAGTATTACTGTTGCCATATATCCATATTACCCGCCGTATCAGTTTGTAAATGACCAAAATGAAATTGATGGTATTTTCATCGATTATTTAAAATTGATTGAACAGAAAATTGGTTATAAATTTCAAAAAAAACGCTATGATCACTGGCCCGAATTAATACACGATGTAAAAAACAATACCGTTCAATGTATATTAGAAATCCAAGAAACTAAAGAACGAAAATCATATTTAAACTTTTATGCCCCATTATTTAAGTCCCCTCACGTAATTGTTACTAGAAAGGATGCTAATTTTGGAATTAATATTAATAGTTTAACTGATAAAACTATTGTATTACCAGAAGATTACGCCATTACAGAAATTTTAAAACGTACTTATCCGAATTTTAATATTGTAACTGAAAAAGATGAACAAACCTGTTTAATTAAATTAAACTCTGGAGTCTATGATGCTTACATAGGGCCTAAAGCTTTAGTTAATTATTATATAAGGATAAAGAAATTAAATGATATCGAAATAACTTCAGATACTACCTTAAATTATGAACCAGGTTTTGCCGTTAATAGAACAAACACAACTCTACATAATATTTTTTCTAAAGTACTATCCAGTATAACAAAAGAAGAAAAAGAATCAATCTTAAATAATTGGTACTATAGTAATGTTACCCCTTTCTATCAAACTCCGACTTTCTGGATAATGGTATTCCTAATTACATTATTATTTTTCATTTTAGGAGCGTCTTTCAATGCCTATTTGAAATATAAAATCAAACAGAAAACTGAAGAATTAATAATTGCAAAAGACATTGCTGAAGAAAGTAATCGCTTAAAAACAAACTTTATTTATAATATTCCACAAGAAATAAGAACTCCGATGAATGGAATCATAGGGCTTTCGGAATTTTTAAATGATAACAATCTAAGTGTAGAAGAACGAAAAAAATATACTCAAATGATTATTGGAAATAGTAAAGAACTACTATCCATTATCGATAACATTTTAGAAATTTCACAACTACAGACCAAAAGATTTACCTTAAGACTGATCGAAATCGATCTTCGAGATGTATTTCGCACAATAACTTCACAATATCAAGTAAAAGCAGAAGAAAAAAACATTAGAATTAACATTAAAAGCGAACTTACAAATTCAGAAAATTTAGTTCTAATGGATCGTCCTAAACTAAATAAGATCCTAAATGTTTTTATGGACAATGCTATAAAATATACGGATAACGGAACTATCAATATTTCATATTCTATAGTAGATAGCTTTTTATCTATTTCTATTAAGGATTCTGGAATTGGAATAGAAGAAAAAAAGAAAAACAAAATAATTAATAGCTTAGACCCAATAAACAACCTAATAAATCCTATAGAAAAAAATAATGGGTTAGGATTAGGTCTTACCATTGCCAAAAAAAATGCTGATTTTATTGGTGGTCAAATTACAGTAATAAGTGAGGAAAATGAGGGAACTACTTTTTCATTAAAAGTTCCATATAATCAAGTAAAAAAGAATAATTCTAATACAAAAAACATTACTGGTAAAAATCCTTTAAAAACAGAAAAGAATATCATATTAATTGCAGAAGATGGGGAAACTAACTTTTTGTTTCTTAAGACAATTCTTACCAAAATGAACGATTATGATTTCACAATATATAGAGCAAAAAACGGTCAAGAGGCGGTAACCATTTGTGAAGAAAATGAGAATATTGATTTAGTTCTTATGGATATTAAAATGCCGATTATGAATGGATATGATGCTACCTCCTATATCAAAAAAATGAGACCCAATCTACCTATCATAGCCCAAACTGCTTATTCTATAGAAGAAGATGTACAAAAAGCCTTAGATGCCGGATGTGATGATTTTGTTTCTAAACCTGTAGACAAAAAGATTTTAAAACCGATGCTAAATAAGTATTTCCCATTATTTAAAAATAGAAATAAGACTTCTAACACACACTAG
- a CDS encoding response regulator, with protein sequence MLKKITHIFVFLYLIIGITSCSDQDILDKKERDWLVKQDTISVAVYAYYPPYQFINKKDSIDGILVDHFGLIENKIDYRFQKKYYTNWSNLIEDAQNKKIDIVLEMQETAGREKYLNFYTKFFETPFVLVVREEVDSTLKFNDFLDKRITVPKGYSIDDYLKENYSNLNIKNFPDDITCLLKLQSGEADAYIGGKAMVNYLIKSEGITGLKVITEIDYSYIPSIAVNKENKILNEIITKATRNITDEEKQEILDNWLFDVVKPFYKKPKFWIISSIIFFTALASIILVHFYLKFKIRQKTKELRIAKDKAEESNRIKTNFIQNISHEIRTPMNGIMGFSELLKSSAITEEERQEYTKIIIESGKDLINSVDNILEISVLETKQSKIRFAPTNLEELFLELISEYSTKADEKNLKIQLNNEIPEEKNIIITDHPKLYKILDSLIDNGIKFTNTGSIIIFSYLVEDYVAISIKDTGIGIKQKDQDIIFKSFSQSEKEISKNFGGLGLGLAIAKEYTDLIGGNISFISKENEGSSFLLKIPYTPMQNNAELATKKKGEIIPEKHVVLIAEDGEINFLFLKTVLTKMIDFEFIIYRAKNGKEAVEICEGNEKIDLVLMDIKMPIMDGYDATKRIKKMRPDLPVVAQTAYSTEEDIEKALAAGCDDFLAKPVDRKILRPILDKYISIFRNKQ encoded by the coding sequence ATGCTAAAAAAGATAACTCATATTTTTGTTTTCTTATACCTAATAATAGGAATAACATCTTGTTCTGATCAAGATATTCTCGACAAAAAAGAAAGAGATTGGTTAGTAAAACAGGATACCATTTCTGTAGCAGTATATGCATACTATCCTCCTTATCAATTTATAAATAAAAAAGATAGTATCGATGGGATTTTAGTAGATCATTTTGGTCTTATTGAAAATAAAATTGATTATCGTTTTCAAAAAAAGTATTATACCAATTGGTCCAATTTAATCGAAGATGCTCAAAACAAAAAAATCGATATTGTATTAGAAATGCAGGAAACTGCAGGGCGAGAAAAATATCTAAATTTTTACACTAAATTTTTTGAAACCCCTTTCGTTTTAGTAGTTAGAGAAGAAGTCGATAGTACATTAAAATTTAATGATTTTTTGGATAAAAGGATTACAGTTCCTAAAGGATACTCTATAGACGACTATCTTAAAGAAAATTACTCCAACTTAAACATTAAAAATTTTCCTGACGATATCACCTGTCTACTTAAATTACAATCTGGAGAAGCAGATGCATATATTGGTGGAAAAGCAATGGTTAATTATTTAATTAAGTCAGAAGGCATCACCGGTTTAAAAGTAATAACAGAAATTGATTACAGCTATATCCCAAGTATTGCTGTTAATAAAGAAAATAAGATATTAAACGAAATAATAACCAAAGCTACACGTAATATCACCGATGAAGAAAAGCAAGAAATACTCGACAATTGGCTTTTTGATGTTGTAAAACCATTTTACAAAAAACCGAAGTTTTGGATTATTTCATCAATTATATTTTTCACAGCTTTAGCAAGTATTATTTTAGTACACTTTTACTTAAAATTTAAAATCAGACAAAAAACTAAAGAACTTCGAATTGCTAAGGATAAAGCTGAAGAAAGTAATAGGATAAAAACCAATTTTATTCAGAATATCTCGCATGAAATTCGGACTCCTATGAATGGAATTATGGGATTCTCAGAATTATTGAAATCCTCTGCGATAACAGAAGAAGAAAGGCAAGAGTATACTAAAATTATTATTGAGAGTGGTAAAGATTTAATTAACTCTGTTGACAATATTTTAGAAATTTCGGTATTAGAAACAAAACAAAGTAAAATTCGATTTGCGCCAACAAACTTAGAAGAATTGTTCTTAGAATTAATTTCAGAATATTCAACTAAGGCAGATGAAAAAAACCTAAAAATTCAGTTGAACAACGAAATTCCCGAAGAAAAAAACATAATTATTACAGATCATCCTAAACTTTATAAAATACTTGATAGCTTGATTGATAATGGTATTAAATTCACTAATACTGGTTCAATAATAATCTTTTCTTATCTTGTAGAAGATTATGTTGCTATATCCATAAAAGATACTGGGATAGGAATTAAACAAAAAGATCAAGATATTATTTTTAAGAGTTTCTCTCAATCCGAAAAAGAAATCTCTAAAAATTTTGGAGGTCTTGGTTTAGGTCTAGCAATCGCTAAAGAATATACCGACTTAATCGGAGGAAATATTTCCTTTATAAGTAAAGAAAACGAAGGAAGTTCCTTCTTATTAAAAATTCCATATACCCCAATGCAAAATAACGCAGAACTAGCTACTAAAAAAAAGGGAGAAATAATTCCAGAAAAACATGTTGTACTTATTGCTGAAGATGGAGAAATCAACTTCTTATTTTTAAAAACGGTGTTAACCAAAATGATTGATTTCGAATTTATCATTTACCGCGCTAAAAATGGGAAAGAAGCTGTAGAGATATGCGAAGGAAACGAAAAGATTGATTTAGTTTTAATGGATATCAAAATGCCTATTATGGATGGTTATGATGCAACTAAACGTATAAAAAAAATGCGGCCAGATCTTCCAGTTGTTGCTCAGACAGCATATTCTACCGAAGAAGATATAGAAAAAGCCTTAGCAGCGGGATGTGATGACTTTCTTGCTAAACCCGTAGATCGAAAAATATTACGCCCAATATTAGATAAGTACATTTCTATATTTAGAAATAAACAATAG
- a CDS encoding DUF1853 family protein has translation MSFEHQYAGFLNSKLLWKNASLFELLQFDLVNSNSNLSKEYSINIAPNEVLGKRIEHFFEHYIHSTSDYKLILKGLQIFKNKITIGELDFIVEDLRKKNILHIELVYKFYLYNPKKSTTSLERWIGPNQKDSLLEKITKLKEKQLPLLYRPETALKLRELNIDPNKVLQKVCFYGNLFVPLSYKNKKLPDLNNSCIQGFWIHEKDFTSDKYGSRQYFIPEKKDWVTQPKHNRVWYSYMAILEELRIQLIKKKSPLLWIKSNEDSFTKCFIVWW, from the coding sequence ATGTCTTTTGAACATCAGTACGCTGGTTTTTTAAACAGTAAACTATTGTGGAAAAACGCAAGTCTTTTTGAACTTCTTCAATTCGATTTAGTAAACTCAAATAGTAATCTCTCCAAAGAGTATTCTATTAATATTGCACCTAATGAAGTGCTAGGAAAAAGAATTGAACATTTTTTTGAACACTACATACATAGTACAAGTGATTATAAATTGATACTAAAAGGTCTTCAAATATTCAAAAACAAAATAACTATTGGAGAATTAGATTTTATAGTAGAAGATTTGCGTAAAAAAAATATTTTACACATTGAGTTAGTTTATAAATTCTACCTCTATAATCCTAAAAAAAGTACTACTTCGTTAGAAAGATGGATAGGCCCTAATCAAAAAGATAGTTTATTAGAAAAAATAACCAAATTAAAAGAAAAACAATTACCACTACTCTATCGTCCTGAAACTGCATTAAAGCTTAGAGAACTAAATATTGATCCAAACAAGGTACTACAAAAAGTGTGTTTTTATGGAAATTTATTTGTCCCTCTATCCTATAAAAACAAGAAACTTCCGGATCTAAATAATAGTTGTATACAAGGGTTTTGGATACACGAAAAAGATTTTACATCAGATAAGTATGGCTCTCGACAGTATTTCATCCCAGAGAAGAAAGATTGGGTCACACAACCAAAACACAATAGAGTTTGGTACTCTTATATGGCAATACTAGAAGAGCTTCGAATACAACTGATCAAAAAAAAATCTCCATTACTTTGGATAAAAAGTAATGAAGATTCTTTTACCAAGTGTTTTATTGTTTGGTGGTAA
- a CDS encoding magnesium chelatase, with the protein MDFKNIKTFGELKASGYNSRSIKDELRENLRTKIGNNEDTFTGIHGYENTVIPELERAILSRHNINLLGLRGQAKTRLARQMINLLDEWIPVVTGSEINDDPFNPISRYAVTLIEEKGDDTPISWMHRNDRFAEKLATPDVTVADIIGDVDPIKAANLKLSYADDRVIHFGMIPRANRCIFVINELPDLQARIQVALFNILQEGDIQIRGFKLRLPLDMQFVFTANPEDYTNRGSIVTPLKDRIGSQILTHYPESIEIAKTITQQEAKLDSRQSTLVYVPDLAKDLLEQISFQARESEFIDAKSGVSARMSITAYENLLSTAEYRALKSGDEQTLLRLSDFMGVVPAITGKVELVYEGEQEGAASVAHTLISDSIKTLFSDFFPKIEKLERESERSPYQELIDWFFEQSGFELLDEISEEDYKKKLDEIVPLNNLIKKYQDDIDEKDSYFMKEFLLWGLVEHKKLSKYRLSEGFRFKDLYGSYINDL; encoded by the coding sequence ATGGATTTTAAGAATATAAAAACATTCGGAGAACTAAAAGCATCGGGATATAATAGTAGAAGTATAAAAGATGAACTTAGAGAAAATTTAAGAACTAAGATTGGTAATAACGAGGATACTTTTACAGGAATTCATGGATATGAAAACACTGTTATTCCTGAGTTAGAACGAGCAATATTATCCAGGCACAATATTAATTTATTAGGTTTGCGAGGTCAAGCAAAGACTCGTTTAGCAAGACAAATGATTAATTTATTAGATGAATGGATTCCAGTGGTAACTGGATCTGAGATTAATGATGATCCGTTTAACCCGATATCAAGATATGCGGTTACGTTGATTGAAGAAAAAGGTGATGATACCCCTATTTCTTGGATGCATAGAAATGATCGGTTTGCTGAAAAATTAGCTACTCCTGATGTTACTGTAGCTGATATTATTGGTGATGTAGATCCAATAAAAGCTGCGAATCTAAAGTTAAGTTACGCAGATGATAGAGTTATTCATTTTGGGATGATCCCAAGAGCCAATCGTTGTATTTTTGTAATTAATGAGTTACCAGATTTACAAGCTCGTATTCAGGTGGCATTGTTTAATATTTTGCAAGAAGGAGATATTCAAATAAGAGGATTTAAACTTAGATTGCCGTTAGATATGCAGTTTGTATTTACTGCAAATCCAGAGGATTATACCAATAGAGGTAGTATTGTAACTCCTCTAAAAGATAGAATTGGCTCTCAGATACTAACACATTATCCCGAAAGTATAGAGATTGCCAAAACAATTACCCAGCAAGAAGCAAAGTTAGATTCTAGACAAAGTACATTAGTTTATGTGCCTGATTTAGCAAAGGATTTATTAGAGCAAATTAGTTTTCAGGCTAGAGAAAGTGAATTCATCGATGCTAAAAGTGGTGTAAGTGCTAGAATGAGTATTACTGCGTATGAGAATTTATTAAGTACTGCAGAGTATAGAGCACTTAAATCAGGAGATGAACAGACTTTATTAAGACTTAGTGATTTTATGGGCGTAGTTCCGGCAATAACGGGTAAAGTTGAGTTAGTATATGAAGGTGAGCAAGAAGGAGCGGCATCTGTAGCTCATACCTTAATTTCTGATTCTATTAAAACATTATTCTCTGATTTTTTTCCAAAAATTGAGAAGTTAGAAAGAGAAAGCGAAAGAAGTCCCTATCAAGAGCTAATAGATTGGTTTTTTGAACAAAGCGGTTTTGAACTTTTGGATGAAATTTCTGAAGAAGACTACAAGAAAAAATTAGATGAAATTGTTCCGTTAAATAATCTAATTAAAAAATATCAAGATGATATAGATGAAAAAGATAGTTATTTTATGAAAGAATTCTTGTTATGGGGATTAGTGGAACATAAAAAATTAAGCAAATATCGATTGTCTGAAGGTTTTAGGTTTAAAGATTTATATGGTAGTTATATAAATGACTTATAA